One window of Cucurbita pepo subsp. pepo cultivar mu-cu-16 chromosome LG19, ASM280686v2, whole genome shotgun sequence genomic DNA carries:
- the LOC111781166 gene encoding pentatricopeptide repeat-containing protein At4g21065: protein MFRCAQTKHRTFSTQTFPENHLSFILRKCISLLQLCGSSQSKLKQIHAFSIRHGVPPPNPDFNKHLIFSLVSISAPMFYATRIFQQIQAPNIFTWNTMVRGFAESENPRPAVELYSQMHAASSIQPDTHTFPFLFKAVAKLMDARLGEGIHSIVVRNGFDSLRFVQNSLVHMYSVFGFAESAYKVFEFMSERDLVAWNSVINGFALNGMANEALTLFKEMGSVGVEPDGFTMVSLLSACVELGALALGERVHVYMLKVGLVQNPHASNALLDLYSKCGNIAHALKVFDEMHERSVVSWTSLIVGLAVNGLGNEALRLFGELERKGLKPSEITFVGVLYACSHCGMVDEGFDYFRRMKEEYGILPRIEHHGCIVDLLCRAGKVRDAYEYIRNMSIPPNAVIWRTLLGACTIHGHLELGEIARAEILLLEPKHCGDFVLLSNLYASERRWLDVQNVRRTMLMKGVKKTPGYSLVELKNRVYEFIMGDRSHPQSEETYAMLGKITESLKIEGYVPRTVNVLADIEEEEKETALSHHTEKVAIAFMLVNTPPRTPIRIMKNLRVCADCHLAIKLISKVFEREIVVRDRSRFHHFKDGLCSCKDYW from the coding sequence ATGTTCCGATGCGCTCAAACCAAGCATCGAACTTTCTCCACTCAAACTTTCCCGGAAAATCACCTCTCTTTCATCCTCAGAAAATGCATTTCTCTCTTACAGTTATGCGGCTCCTCCCAATCCAAGTTGAAGCAAATCCATGCTTTCTCCATCAGACATGGCGTCCCACCCCCAAATCCCGACTTCAACAAGCAcctcattttctctctcgtCTCCATTTCAGCCCCCATGTTCTACGCCACCCGGATTTTCCAACAGATTCAAGCCCCCAATATCTTCACATGGAACACCATGGTTAGAGGATTTGCCGAAAGCGAGAATCCCAGGCCGGCCGTGGAGCTGTATTCCCAAATGCACGCGGCGTCGTCCATTCAGCCTGATACGCAtacttttccctttctttttaagGCTGTTGCTAAGTTAATGGATGCTAGATTAGGCGAGGGGATTCACTCGATTGTTGTTAGAAATGGGTTTGATTCGTTGCGTTTTGTTCAGAATTCGTTGGTTCATATGTACTCTGTTTTTGGGTTTGCTGAGAGTGCGTATAAGGTGTTTGAGTTTATGTCTGAGAGAGATCTCGTGGCTTGGAACTCTGTTATTAATGGCTTTGCTCTTAATGGGATGGCGAATGAAGCTCTGACCCTTTTTAAGGAAATGGGTTCTGTGGGTGTGGAGCCTGATGGGTTCACTATGGTTAGTTTGTTATCTGCTTGTGTTGAGCTTGGGGCACTGGCCTTGGGGGAGAGGGTTCATGTGTATATGTTGAAGGTTGGTTTAGTACAGAACCCACATGCTAGCAATGCGCTTCTTGATCTCTATTCCAAATGTGGGAACATTGCACATGCACTGAAGGTGTTCGACGAAATGCATGAAAGGAGTGTGGTTTCTTGGACTTCTCTGATTGTTGGGTTGGCTGTTAATGGATTAGGAAATGAAGCTCTTAGACTGTTTGGGGAGTTGGAAAGGAAGGGGTTGAAGCCTAGTGAGATCACATTTGTTGGAGTTTTGTATGCCTGCAGCCACTGTGGGATGGTTGATGAAGGCTTCGATTACTTTAGAAGGATGAAAGAAGAGTATGGCATCTTGCCAAGAATTGAGCACCATGGCTGCATAGTCGATTTGCTGTGCAGAGCGGGCAAGGTCAGAGATGCTTACGAGTATATTCGAAACATGTCGATCCCGCCCAATGCAGTCATTTGGCGGACCTTATTGGGAGCTTGCACAATCCATGGCCATTTGGAACTAGGTGAGATCGCAAGAGCTGAAATCCTACTATTAGAACCGAAGCATTGCGGCGACTTTGTCCTTCTCTCGAACCTTTATGCATCGGAGCGACGTTGGCTAGATGTTCAAAACGTGAGGAGGACAATGCTTATGAAAGGAGTGAAAAAAACTCCTGGGTATAGCCTTGTCGAGTTGAAGAATCGTGTTTATGAATTTATCATGGGCGATCGATCTCATCCTCAAAGTGAGGAGACATACGCAATGCTGGGGAAGATCACGGAGTCGTTGAAAATCGAAGGATACGTTCCTCGCACGGTTAATGTTCTTGCAGACatagaagaggaagaaaaggagacGGCATTGTCTCATCATACAGAGAAAGTTGCAATTGCTTTCATGTTGGTTAACACCCCACCAAGAACTCCAATTAGAATCATGAAGAATTTGAGAGTTTGTGCAGATTGTCATCTGGCAATCAAACTAATATCCAAGGTTTTTGAACGAGAGATCGTCGTAAGGGATCGTAGTagatttcatcattttaaagACGGGTTGTGCTCGTGTAAAGATTATTGGTAA
- the LOC111781192 gene encoding protein BREAST CANCER SUSCEPTIBILITY 1 homolog, whose amino-acid sequence MGDFSHLEKMGRELKCPICLSLLNSAASLGCNHVFCNVCIEKSMKSASNCPVCKVPFRRREVRPAPHMDNLVSIYKSMEAASGMNIFISQNLSSAKLSDGENQVEGDGKGSKRHNAETSEFIAYEQRTLEKEPQRTRKSKRKNSACSPVKSSFPRKKRVQVPQCPLSETPTRSAKLVHSFNKENEEPRKSAVASENKGQPVLSPFFWLRERDEDEKSNQQSDMDQPTDSMTMNVLSFSDIKDSLDESPSKPSMEEVCDKPSYDLDLFDSEMFEWTQRACSPELCLSPFKLQVEDIARTEIALLAAAPNEEPRVQNLNGSSNHSGGIPDELVVPDVSLLEDNSTKDHTGSAKLSKRGRKRKETALRKCAKRLGESAIDNYSHSGMETECLLQKQEHHVSNSSDNLKNVIKRSKRKMHRGFDANKMTLENVPDDPINLATPNENFGTETSGFPEVEKVSQFPEKGRKNGRACKKTHFGRDAKQATPENAIANPVSLGAPDDKHENFGTELLALPEVEKVCQLPENSRMKGRGKKKARFGNDANMTILEDVPAHPIGLGTPNDSSWNLGTEVSAFQEIEKVSQFPEKNNKNGGAGKDQRLVQYRRKSKKQKLYSGDDKLREKQSSNQNQHDGCAIRDLTTTPGIATSTDQKREHEKQDKSSSVCIITCEYDNVTQEKHVAQENRSEFSEIFPCCTDAKNLDPTAKKVGSEKHERLDKEFHCAFCLSSEESEASGRMVHYFNGKPIDTDDVKNSKVVHAHWNCVEWAPDVYFDGDTAINLEAELSRSRRIKCGFCGNKGAALGCYEKCCRKSFHVPCAKLMPQCQWDTVNFVMLCPLHPDSKLPSQYLGHQERKRSCAPKRQSNTKCKAVAREISNSRVFTFRESSKKLVLCCSALTTAEREAVTEFQRLSGVPVLQKWDDSVTHIIASTDENEACKRTFKILMGILKGKWVLSLKWIRACIQAMEQIEEERFEITLDVHGIRDGPQHGRLRVLNNQAKLFSGLKFFFTADFLPSYKGYLQQLVTAAGGTILLRKPVSSNQNTPCSSPDCQVFIIYSLELSDQCDPRERSKILNYRRSEAESLAKSAAAKVATNLWLLNSIAGSKLSSRLVE is encoded by the exons atgggGGATTTCAGTCACCTGGAGAAGATGGGAAGAGAGCTCAAATGCCCAATTTG TTTGAGTCTTTTAAACTCTGCCGCTTCACTGGGATGCAACCACGTATTCTGCAA TGTATGTATAGAGAAGTCAATGAAATCGGCTTCAAACTGCCCAGTTTGTAAGGTGCCTTTTCGGCGTAGAG AAGTTCGTCCTGCTCCACACATGGATAATTTGGTGAGCATTTACAAAAGCATGGAAGCTGCTTCGGgaatgaatatatttatttctcaGAATTTGTCTTCTGCTAAGTTATCTG ATGGGGAGAATCAAGTGGAAGGTGATGGCAAAGGTTCAAAACGGCATAATGCAGAAACCAGCGAGTTCATAGCTTATGAACAAAGAACTTTGGAAAAAGAGCCACAAAGGACACGAAAATCCAAGCGGAAGAATTCTGCTTGTTCCCCTGTGAAATCTTCATttccaagaaagaaaagggttcAGGTGCCGCAGTGTCCCCTTTCAGAAACACCTACCCGATCTGCAAAGTTAGTACATAGTTTTAACAAGGAGAATGAAGAACCGAGAAAAAGTGCAGTTGCTTCGGAGAATAAAGGTCAGCCAGTGCTTTCGccttttttttggttgagagaaagagatgaagatgaaaagtCAAATCAGCAGTCTGATATGGATCAGCCTACGGACTCAATGACAATGAACGTTCTTTCCTTCAGTGATATCAAGGATTCACTGGATGAAAGCCCTTCAAAGCCTTCAATG GAGGAAGTGTGCGACAAGCCATCCTACGACTTGGATCTCTTTGATAGTGAAATGTTTGAATGGACTCAAAGAGCCTGTTCCCCCGAACTTTGTTTAAGTCCCTTTAAACTGCAg GTTGAAGATATTGCCAGAACTGAAATAGCATTATTAGCAGCAGCACCTAATGAAGAACCTAGGGTTCAAAATCTAAATGGAAGTTCTAATCACAGTGGTGGTATACCGGACGAGTTGGTGGTACCTGATGTGTCCCTTCTAGAAGACAACAGTACGAAGGATCATACTGGAAGTGCTAAACTCAGCAAAAGAGgtagaaagagaaaggaaactGCACTGAGGAAATGTGCTAAAAGATTGGGAGAATCAGCCATTGACAATTATTCCCATTCAGGTATGGAAACCGAATGCTTGCTTCAAAAGCAGGAACACCATGTTAGTAACAGCTCTGATAATCTGAAAAATGTTATCAAAAGGAGCAAGAGGAAAATGCACCGTGGTTTTGATGCAAATAAGATGACTCTTGAAAATGTTCCTGACGATCCAATTAATTTAGCCACTCCAAATGAGAATTTTGGAACCGAGACATCAGGCTTTCCAGAAGTGGAAAAGGTTAGTCAATTCCCGGAAAAGGGTCGCAAGAACGGCAGAGCCTGCAAGAAAACGCACTTCGGTAGGGATGCCAAACAGGCGACTCCAGAGAATGCTATTGCCAATCCAGTTAGTTTAGGAGCTCCAGATGATAAACACGAGAATTTTGGAACCGAGCTGTTAGCTTTACCAGAGGTCGAAAAGGTTTGTCAATTACCTGAAAATAGTCGCATGAAAGGCAGAGGCAAGAAGAAAGCACGCTTTGGTAACGATGCAAATATGACTATTCTTGAAGACGTTCCTGCACATCCCATTGGTTTAGGAACTCCAAACGATAGTTCTTGGAATCTTGGAACTGAGGTTTCAGCTTTTCAAGAAATCGAAAAGGTTAGTCAATTCccagaaaaaaataacaagaaTGGTGGAGCCGGCAAAGACCAGAGATTGGTCCAATACCGCAGGAAGTCTAAGAAACAAAAGTTATATTCAGGGGACGACAAACTGCGAGAGAAACAATCTTCCAATCAGAATCAACACGATGGTTGCGCTATTCGTGATTTAACCACCACACCCGGAATTGCTACATCTACTGATCAAAAAAGGGAACATGAGAAACAAGATAAAAGTTCCTCTGTCTGCATAATAACTTGTGAGTATGATAATGTCACTCAAGAAAAGCATGTTGCTCAGGAAAATCGAAGTGAGTTCTCTGAAATTTTTCCATGCTGTACCGACGCAAAAAACCTGGATCCTACGGCCAAAAAAGTTGGTTcagaaaaacatgaaagatTGGATAAGGAATTTCATTGTGCTTTCTGTCTCTCATCAGAAGAGTCAGAG GCTTCTGGAAGAATGGTCCACTATTTCAATGGGAAGCCGATTGATACAGATGACGTAAAAAACTCAAAGGTCGTCCATGCACATTGGAATTGTGTTGAATG GGCGCCCGATGTTTACTTTGATGGTGACACAGCGATTAACCTTGAAGCTGAACTCAGTAGAAGTCGAAGAATTAAATGTGGTTTCTGCGGAAACAAGGGTGCTGCTCTTGGGTGTTATGAGAAGTGTTGTCGTAAGAGCTTTCACGTTCCTTGTGCAAAGTTGATGCCTCAATGTCAATGGGATACT GTAAATTTTGTGATGTTATGCCCACTTCATCCGGATTCTAAACTGCCAAGCCAATATTTGGGACATCAAGAACGGAAAAGAAGTTGCGCTCCTAAGCG ACAATCGAACACTAAATGTAAAGCAGTTGCGCGTGAGATCAGCAATAGTAGAGTGTTTACATTTCGTGAATCATCTAAGAAATTGGTTCTGTGCTGTTCAGCTCTCACCACAGCAGAGAGG GAAGCTGTTACTGAATTTCAGAGATTATCTGGAGTTCCAGTGTTACAAAAATGGGATGATAGCGTTACACATATTATTGCATCAACAGATGAAAATGAAGCATGTAAAAGaaccttcaaaattttgatgggCATTTTGAAGGGAAAATGGGTACTGAGTCTGAAAT GGATTAGGGCTTGTATACAAGCCATGGAGCAAATAGAGGAAGAACGCTTTGAGATTACTCTAGATGTGCATGGAATCAGAGATGGCCCTCAACATGGAAGATTGAGAGTCTTGAACAAT CAAGCAAAACTTTTTTCTGGGTTGAAGTTCTTCTTTACAGCGGATTTCTTACCTTCATACAAAGGATATCTCCAACAACTTGTTACTGCAGCTGGAGGAACTATTCTGCTTAGAAAACCAGTTTCAAGCAACCAAAACACCCCTTGTTCTTCACCTGATTGCCAAGTTTTTATCATTTACAGTCTTGAGCTTTCTGATCAATGCGATCCACGTGAAAGGAGTAAGATTCTCAATTACAGACGTTCCGAAGCCGAGTCGCTTGCTAAGTCGGCTGCAGCCAAAGTTGCAACCAATCTATGGCTTTTGAACTCGATTGCAGGCAGTAAATTGAGCAGTCGTCTTGTGGAGTAA
- the LOC111782009 gene encoding putative F-box/LRR-repeat protein 9: MESCPISEQPATNWLDLPDDLMTTILLKLCAFDILVNVQNVCSSWRRICKDPFLWRVVDIHYMDSRVQLRTDRFAEMMCMQAVNLSCGQLVDINIESFGTDDLLLHISQSSRRLRRLRIVCCSDISADGITKAALKFPLLQHLEISGSAYCLKTLATVGCCCPRLKTLKLNYNRRRSEFERDEEALAIAENMPNLRNLQIRGNLLTEWGLQAILDGCPHLEYLDLRWCYHIGFAAQMNLLRSGKIKSFNLPGESFDESDSVSETFSYVGGDSDDNFSDDFDPDTDYFDSNACPPFPTHCRFINEAEEPRNCHFDSLFCRQVRCWCLHYKLLSKERVLGSCLIFFSCLIFLFWKCIWI, encoded by the exons ATGGAGTCGTGCCCCATCTCCGAACAGCCGGCGACGAACTGGCTTGATCTGCCTGATGACCTCATGACCACGATTCTGCTGAAGTTATGCGCCTTTGATATCCTCGTCAACGTGCAAAACGTCTGCTCGTCCTGGCGTAGGATCTGCAAGGACCCTTTCTTGTGGCGTGTCGTCGATATCCACTATATGGATAGTCGCGTGCAGTTGAGAACAGACCGCTTTGCGGAGATGATGTGCATGCAGGCTGTCAACCTTAGTTGTGGTCAATTGGTTGATATCAATATTGAGTCCTTCGGCACCGATGACTTGCTCCTCCATATCTCTCAGAG CTCAAGACGACTTAGAAGACTCCGGATAGTATGTTGCTCTGACATCTCTGCTGACGGAATCACTAAAGCAGCTTTGAAATTTCCATTGTTGCAACATCTTGAAATCTCTGGCTCTGCATATTGTTTGAAAACTTTGGCAACTGTTGGATGTTGTTGTCCTCGTCTGAAAACATTGAAGCTTAATTACAACAGAAGACGGTCTGAATTTGAACGGGATGAGGAAGCCTTGGCCATTGCTGAAAATATGCCTAATTTACGTAACCTTCAGATACGTGGCAACCTTCTAACTGAATGGGGCTTGCAGGCCATTCTTGATGGGTGTCCTCATTTAGAATATCTTGATTTACGCTGGTGTTACCATATAGGTTTTGCAGCACAGATGAACCTCTTACGTTCTGGAAAGATTAAAAGTTTCAACTTGCCTGGTGAGTCCTTTGATGAGTCTGACAGTGTGAGCGAAACTTTTAGTTATGTTGGTGGCGATTCTGATGACAATTTCTCCGATGATTTCGACCCCGACACCGACTATTTCGACTCGAATGCCTGCCCTCCCTTTCCCACACACTGCAGGTTCATAAACGAAGCAGAGGAGCCTCGCAACTGCCATTTTGATTCTCTCTTCTGCAGGCAAGTAAGGTGTTGGTGTCTTCATTATAAGTTGCTTAGTAAGGAGAGAGTTCTAGGGAgttgtttaattttcttttcttgtttaatttttctattttggaAGTGTATTTGGATATGA
- the LOC111782269 gene encoding photosystem I reaction center subunit psaK, chloroplastic-like — translation MAATMMTSIPQFCGLRPAVPVAAPVRSLVAVPPLKRRGGGGGGGALSARCDFIGSPTNLIMVTSTSLMLFAGRFGLAPSANRKSTAGLKLEVRDSGLQTGDPAGFTLADTLACGVVGHIIGVGVVLGLKGIDSL, via the exons ATGGCAGCTACAATGATGACTTCGATCCCTCAGTTTTGTGGGCTGAGGCCAGCTGTTCCAGTGGCGGCTCCGGTTCGCAGCCTG GTGGCGGTGCCGCCCTTGAAGCGGAGaggtggtggcggcggcggtggcgctCTCAGTGCCCGCTGCGATTTCATTGGCTCCCCCACTAATTTG ATAATGGTGACGTCGACAAGCCTGATGCTATTCGCTGGACGGTTCGGATTGGCTCCATCGGCGAACAGGAAATCAACGGCGGGGCTGAAGCTGGAGGTGAGGGACTCCGGGTTACAGACGGGTGACCCAGCGGGTTTCACCCTCGCTGATACTTTGGCGTGCGGCGTCGTCGGCCACATCATTGGCGTCGGTGTCGTTCTTGGCCTTAAGGGCATTGATTCTCTCTAA
- the LOC111781279 gene encoding uncharacterized protein LOC111781279 isoform X2, producing MPSSSLFFGPPEMVVKNRFLGFLIWQSIPSTFVFFLFKIFVSAIFSVSGSNSSSGTSNPSAPFASMFTGFFTFLTFHLSQLLFSASLSLLASPQLERPAAPLELTFGLVRFLVVSGGDNASSTSAFNDFRRRATVSLYLLLFVVATAISGSLAAVSICWGKSDGLRSAWHTGLSMGLIYGAFYVYNKRWVLTFPIIQRPPFFSFKMGFPAATRLASKLSAAAFLFSAVLMVLLPDQFKRNVTVRKFIANQAIIFVGSFAIFLSWELTQHLHQVLHTKRYAFAPPKGSAAAETNPSEYLFAALEDSNSGSLLQYLAFLDLCMVCENNVDIWRRAAFFEETGETYKRIISISLKPLEQFALNLGQGLEGAVDITSQLSPKDSHFNLYAWCARTVSMLTARSHAEDRFGVAQLSGSNATVMSTLLSCLLAVEVLMGKKTTIQSSHGLFGPASIKWATSSIGRVDASVGKRKSGPLHSKAYAIANVLRVSIYVVVSAFHNEMVNSAKSGVLEKDWITSEKPLYGTRELLLQKLHIFLDFQA from the exons ATGCCTTCGTCTTCTCTGTTTTTCGGACCCCCGGAAATGGTTGTCAAGAATCGCTTTCTGGGTTTCCTTATTTGGCAGTCCATTCCTTCAACCTTCgtctttttcctcttcaaaaTCTTCGTTTCAGccattttctctgtttctggTAGCAATTCCTCGAGTGGAACTAGCAATCCATCAGCCCCTTTTGCGTCAATGTTCACTGGATTCTTCACTTTTCTTACATTTCATCTCTCTCAACTCCTCTTCTCtgcatctctctctctccttgcTTCGCCTCAGCTCGAGCGCCCTGCCGCGCCGCTTGAGCTCACTTTTGGACTCGTTCGGTTTCTCGTAGTTTCAGGCGGTGACAATGCTTCATCGACGTCGGCGTTCAATGATTTTCGCCGTCGTGCTACGGTTTCGTTATATTTGCTTCTGTTTGTAGTGGCAACTGCGATTTCAGGTTCCTTGGCGGCCGTCTCTATATGTTGGGGGAAATCGGACGGTCTCAGAAGTGCTTGGCATACGGGTCTTTCGATGGGACTGATTTATGGCGCTTTCTACGTTTACAACAAAAGATGGGTTCTAACGTTCCCAATCATACAG CGTCCCCCATTTTTCAGCTTCAAGATGGGTTTTCCTGCAGCTACCAGATTGGCTTCCAAACTTTCTGCTGCAGCTTTCCTGTTTTCAGCTGTATTAATGGTGCTTTTGCCTGATCAATTTAAGAGAAATGTTACAGTCAGGAAGTTCATAGCTAACCAGGCCATTATTTTCGTTGGGAGCTTTGCAATATTTCTTTCTTGGGAATTGACTCAACACTTGCATCAG GTCCTGCATACCAAGAGGTATGCGTTTGCACCTCCAAAGGGATCTGCAGCAGCAGAAACAAATCCCAGTGAGTACCTCTTTGCAGCTTTAGAGGACAGCAATTCAGGGTCTCTTTTGCAATATCTTGCATTTCTTGATCTCTGCATGGTTTGTGAGAACAATGTGGATATATGGAGGAGAGCTGCATTTTTTGAAGAAACAGGTGAGACATATAAGCGAATTATATCCATTTCCTTGAAGCCTTTGGAGCAATTTGCACTGAACTTAGGCCAAGGTTTGGAAGGTGCTGTGGACATTACCTCCCAACTATCGCCAAAGGACTCTCACTTCAAC TTGTATGCATGGTGTGCTCGAACAGTTTCTATGTTGACTGCACGCTCACATGCAGAAGATCGATTCGGTGTTGCTCAACTCTCTGGTAGTAATGCAACTGTTATGTCAACACTGTTGTCTTGCCTGCTTGCTGTTGAAGTGTTGATGGGTAAGAAAACGACTATACAGTCTTCACACGGTTTATTCGGCCCGGCTAGTATTAAATGGGCAACGTCAAGTATTGGAAGAGTAGATGCTTCGGTTGGTAAAAGGAAAAGTGGTCCGCTGCATTCGAAGGCATATGCTATTGCGAACGTATTGAGGGTGTCGATCTATGTCGTCGTTTCTGCATTCCATAACGAGATGGTGAATAGTGCCAAGTCCGGTGTTCTTGAGAAAGATTGGATCACTAGTGAAAAGCCCCTTTATGGTACTCGTGAGTTGCTTCTTCAGAAATTGCATATTTTCTTGGACTTTCAAGCTTAG
- the LOC111781279 gene encoding uncharacterized protein LOC111781279 isoform X1 — protein sequence MPSSSLFFGPPEMVVKNRFLGFLIWQSIPSTFVFFLFKIFVSAIFSVSGSNSSSGTSNPSAPFASMFTGFFTFLTFHLSQLLFSASLSLLASPQLERPAAPLELTFGLVRFLVVSGGDNASSTSAFNDFRRRATVSLYLLLFVVATAISGSLAAVSICWGKSDGLRSAWHTGLSMGLIYGAFYVYNKRWVLTFPIIQRPPFFSFKMGFPAATRLASKLSAAAFLFSAVLMVLLPDQFKRNVTVRKFIANQAIIFVGSFAIFLSWELTQHLHQVLHTKRYAFAPPKGSAAAETNPSEYLFAALEDSNSGSLLQYLAFLDLCMVCENNVDIWRRAAFFEETGETYKRIISISLKPLEQFALNLGQGLEGAVDITSQLSPKDSHFNVKQFETLKNFQLYAWCARTVSMLTARSHAEDRFGVAQLSGSNATVMSTLLSCLLAVEVLMGKKTTIQSSHGLFGPASIKWATSSIGRVDASVGKRKSGPLHSKAYAIANVLRVSIYVVVSAFHNEMVNSAKSGVLEKDWITSEKPLYGTRELLLQKLHIFLDFQA from the exons ATGCCTTCGTCTTCTCTGTTTTTCGGACCCCCGGAAATGGTTGTCAAGAATCGCTTTCTGGGTTTCCTTATTTGGCAGTCCATTCCTTCAACCTTCgtctttttcctcttcaaaaTCTTCGTTTCAGccattttctctgtttctggTAGCAATTCCTCGAGTGGAACTAGCAATCCATCAGCCCCTTTTGCGTCAATGTTCACTGGATTCTTCACTTTTCTTACATTTCATCTCTCTCAACTCCTCTTCTCtgcatctctctctctccttgcTTCGCCTCAGCTCGAGCGCCCTGCCGCGCCGCTTGAGCTCACTTTTGGACTCGTTCGGTTTCTCGTAGTTTCAGGCGGTGACAATGCTTCATCGACGTCGGCGTTCAATGATTTTCGCCGTCGTGCTACGGTTTCGTTATATTTGCTTCTGTTTGTAGTGGCAACTGCGATTTCAGGTTCCTTGGCGGCCGTCTCTATATGTTGGGGGAAATCGGACGGTCTCAGAAGTGCTTGGCATACGGGTCTTTCGATGGGACTGATTTATGGCGCTTTCTACGTTTACAACAAAAGATGGGTTCTAACGTTCCCAATCATACAG CGTCCCCCATTTTTCAGCTTCAAGATGGGTTTTCCTGCAGCTACCAGATTGGCTTCCAAACTTTCTGCTGCAGCTTTCCTGTTTTCAGCTGTATTAATGGTGCTTTTGCCTGATCAATTTAAGAGAAATGTTACAGTCAGGAAGTTCATAGCTAACCAGGCCATTATTTTCGTTGGGAGCTTTGCAATATTTCTTTCTTGGGAATTGACTCAACACTTGCATCAG GTCCTGCATACCAAGAGGTATGCGTTTGCACCTCCAAAGGGATCTGCAGCAGCAGAAACAAATCCCAGTGAGTACCTCTTTGCAGCTTTAGAGGACAGCAATTCAGGGTCTCTTTTGCAATATCTTGCATTTCTTGATCTCTGCATGGTTTGTGAGAACAATGTGGATATATGGAGGAGAGCTGCATTTTTTGAAGAAACAGGTGAGACATATAAGCGAATTATATCCATTTCCTTGAAGCCTTTGGAGCAATTTGCACTGAACTTAGGCCAAGGTTTGGAAGGTGCTGTGGACATTACCTCCCAACTATCGCCAAAGGACTCTCACTTCAACGTAAAACAATTCGAAACTCTTAAAAACTTTCAG TTGTATGCATGGTGTGCTCGAACAGTTTCTATGTTGACTGCACGCTCACATGCAGAAGATCGATTCGGTGTTGCTCAACTCTCTGGTAGTAATGCAACTGTTATGTCAACACTGTTGTCTTGCCTGCTTGCTGTTGAAGTGTTGATGGGTAAGAAAACGACTATACAGTCTTCACACGGTTTATTCGGCCCGGCTAGTATTAAATGGGCAACGTCAAGTATTGGAAGAGTAGATGCTTCGGTTGGTAAAAGGAAAAGTGGTCCGCTGCATTCGAAGGCATATGCTATTGCGAACGTATTGAGGGTGTCGATCTATGTCGTCGTTTCTGCATTCCATAACGAGATGGTGAATAGTGCCAAGTCCGGTGTTCTTGAGAAAGATTGGATCACTAGTGAAAAGCCCCTTTATGGTACTCGTGAGTTGCTTCTTCAGAAATTGCATATTTTCTTGGACTTTCAAGCTTAG